From a single Methanofollis sp. W23 genomic region:
- a CDS encoding ABC transporter ATP-binding protein: MLKIENLKVNVGGREVLHGIDLQINDGETHVLMGPNGSGKSTLLMTIMGSGNYEITGGRILYNDKDITHMPIHERAKLGIGMLFQRPPTISGLKLGKLLTAISGGKTGDIPAYARGVNMEGFLERDINKGFSGGEIKRSEVLQLMVQRPDFVMIDEPESGVDLENISLMGNSIAQLLQKDLHIVNRQKSGLIITHTGHILNYIEADFGHVMIDGQIRCHGNPREILNVIKEKGYKECLACQQI, encoded by the coding sequence ATGCTCAAAATCGAGAACCTGAAGGTCAATGTCGGGGGTCGCGAGGTCCTCCACGGGATCGATCTTCAGATCAATGACGGGGAGACTCACGTCCTCATGGGACCGAATGGCTCTGGAAAGAGCACCCTTCTGATGACTATCATGGGGTCAGGGAACTATGAGATCACCGGAGGACGGATCCTCTATAATGACAAGGACATCACCCATATGCCCATTCATGAACGGGCAAAACTGGGTATTGGCATGCTGTTCCAGCGTCCTCCCACGATATCAGGTTTGAAACTCGGCAAGCTCCTCACGGCGATATCAGGGGGGAAGACCGGCGACATCCCGGCCTACGCCAGGGGAGTGAACATGGAGGGTTTTCTTGAGCGCGATATCAACAAAGGATTCTCCGGTGGGGAGATCAAGCGGAGTGAAGTCTTGCAGTTGATGGTGCAGCGGCCAGACTTCGTGATGATCGACGAACCAGAGAGCGGGGTTGACCTGGAGAACATCTCTCTGATGGGCAACTCCATCGCTCAACTCCTCCAGAAAGATCTGCATATCGTAAACCGCCAGAAGAGCGGGCTGATCATCACCCACACCGGCCATATCCTCAACTATATCGAGGCCGACTTCGGGCATGTGATGATCGACGGGCAGATCCGGTGCCATGGCAACCCGCGCGAAATCCTCAATGTCATCAAAGAAAAAGGCTACAAGGAGTGCCTCGCATGCCAGCAGATATGA
- a CDS encoding SufD family Fe-S cluster assembly protein yields the protein MPADMNEFFRLPESERERLTETGLEVGLENRCGSYFQVDQDTVQTTCSGEGVEVIPLQEALERYDWMKDRYWNAVKKDKDKFTKFVAKQEKPRGVVVIAHKGTRTVFPVQACLYLSGEPVQTVHNIMIAEEGAELHVISGCASAAGARSGSHIGITEFYVGKNAQITSTMIHNWNPHISVYPRSAAIVEENGVFLSNYVCMHPVSRVQMYPEARLAENATARFSSIVVAHPGSHLDLGSRAVLQGKGSSAELLTRAITKGGTVISRGHVQGATEGTKGHIECRGLILEDGTVHAIPEIEGQVTGTELTHEAAVGKIAKDEIEYLMARGLSEEEATATIIRGFLDVKIDGLPPVLQQQIDAAIDAAESGF from the coding sequence ATGCCAGCAGATATGAACGAATTTTTTAGACTTCCTGAATCAGAGCGAGAACGCCTCACCGAGACCGGTCTTGAAGTCGGGCTTGAGAATAGGTGCGGGAGTTACTTCCAGGTCGACCAGGACACTGTCCAGACCACCTGTTCAGGGGAAGGAGTCGAGGTTATCCCCCTCCAGGAGGCCCTTGAGCGGTATGACTGGATGAAAGACCGCTACTGGAATGCCGTCAAGAAGGACAAAGACAAATTCACCAAATTTGTCGCGAAGCAGGAGAAACCCAGGGGGGTCGTCGTCATCGCTCACAAGGGGACACGGACCGTCTTCCCTGTCCAGGCCTGCCTGTACCTCTCTGGCGAACCAGTCCAGACCGTGCACAACATCATGATCGCCGAGGAGGGCGCCGAACTTCACGTCATCTCTGGGTGTGCAAGCGCCGCCGGGGCAAGGAGCGGATCGCATATCGGCATCACCGAGTTCTATGTTGGGAAGAATGCCCAGATCACCTCGACGATGATCCACAACTGGAACCCCCATATCTCGGTCTACCCGAGGAGCGCCGCCATCGTTGAGGAAAACGGGGTCTTCCTCTCCAACTATGTCTGCATGCACCCGGTGTCACGGGTCCAGATGTACCCTGAGGCACGGCTGGCAGAGAATGCCACCGCAAGGTTCTCTTCCATTGTCGTCGCTCATCCGGGTTCGCACCTTGACCTTGGTTCCCGTGCGGTCCTCCAGGGCAAAGGGAGCAGTGCAGAACTCCTCACCAGGGCGATCACCAAGGGAGGGACGGTCATCTCCCGCGGCCATGTGCAGGGCGCAACCGAAGGGACAAAGGGCCATATCGAGTGTCGGGGACTGATCCTGGAAGACGGTACCGTTCACGCCATCCCTGAGATCGAAGGGCAGGTCACCGGCACCGAACTTACACACGAGGCGGCGGTCGGCAAGATCGCCAAGGACGAGATCGAATACCTGATGGCCCGCGGCCTCTCTGAAGAAGAGGCGACGGCGACGATCATCCGCGGTTTCCTGGACGTCAAGATCGACGGCCTGCCGCCGGTGCTCCAGCAGCAGATCGACGCCGCCATCGACGCTGCAGAATCGGGGTTCTAA
- a CDS encoding protein-L-isoaspartate(D-aspartate) O-methyltransferase, with translation MSEEFARERHQMVERQIRARGVSDPRLLTAMRDLPRHLFVPESLRPAAYGDHPLPIGSGQTISQPYIVAVMTELLDLEPGDRVLEIGTGSGYQAAILGRMAHEVWSIERLPEIADLARQNLARVGVENVHVVAANGTLGLHEHAPFDAIIITAGTPSVPRPLFDQLADGGRLVAPVGGRELQFLVVYTRRGDEIIHRSWGAVCFVPLIGRHGWEEHRRVV, from the coding sequence ATGAGCGAGGAGTTCGCGCGTGAGCGCCACCAGATGGTGGAACGCCAGATCCGGGCACGGGGCGTATCTGACCCCCGCCTCCTCACAGCCATGCGCGACCTCCCGCGTCATCTCTTCGTCCCTGAAAGTTTGAGGCCGGCGGCCTACGGCGACCACCCCCTCCCGATCGGGAGCGGGCAGACGATCTCCCAGCCTTACATCGTCGCCGTCATGACCGAACTCCTCGATCTCGAACCAGGAGACCGGGTGCTTGAGATCGGGACTGGAAGCGGATATCAGGCGGCGATCCTTGGGAGGATGGCACATGAAGTCTGGAGTATCGAACGTCTCCCTGAGATCGCCGACCTGGCGCGGCAGAACCTGGCCAGGGTCGGCGTCGAGAACGTCCACGTGGTCGCGGCCAACGGGACGCTGGGCCTCCATGAACACGCTCCCTTCGACGCCATCATCATCACGGCGGGCACCCCTTCAGTCCCCCGACCCCTCTTCGACCAGCTTGCCGACGGTGGACGGCTCGTCGCCCCGGTCGGCGGGCGTGAACTCCAGTTCCTGGTGGTCTACACGAGACGAGGGGACGAGATCATCCACCGCTCGTGGGGGGCGGTTTGTTTTGTCCCGCTCATCGGCAGGCACGGATGGGAGGAGCACCGCCGTGTGGTATGA
- a CDS encoding cyclase family protein: protein MWYDVTRPLNEDVVTFPGDPVPTFGREDCGEYVLSHLALSTHTGTHIDAPSHYLKNDRSVDRIDPARLLGRCRVLDLGRVTGITQADLEGRVDEVERVLFKTWFSEKKDFDPNFPYLTHDAASYLLEGGTSSVGIDSPSIEAYEGDGSVHCLLLGNEVAVIELLDLSAVPEGDYYMAALPLRLEGLDGSPARVILSDQPII from the coding sequence GTGTGGTATGACGTCACTCGTCCTCTCAACGAAGATGTTGTGACCTTTCCTGGCGACCCGGTGCCGACCTTCGGACGGGAAGATTGCGGCGAATATGTGCTCTCCCACCTCGCGCTCTCGACCCATACCGGCACCCACATCGACGCCCCGTCTCACTATCTAAAAAATGATCGCTCTGTCGATCGGATCGATCCCGCCAGGCTCCTTGGGCGCTGCCGCGTCCTCGACCTCGGCAGGGTGACCGGGATCACGCAGGCCGACCTGGAGGGGCGGGTCGATGAGGTTGAGCGGGTCCTCTTCAAGACCTGGTTCTCAGAGAAAAAAGATTTTGATCCCAATTTTCCCTATCTCACCCATGACGCCGCATCGTACCTCCTCGAAGGTGGAACCTCCTCTGTCGGGATCGATTCGCCCTCTATCGAGGCCTACGAGGGAGACGGTTCGGTCCATTGTCTCCTTCTGGGGAACGAGGTCGCGGTCATCGAACTCCTCGACCTTTCTGCCGTGCCTGAAGGTGACTATTATATGGCGGCGCTCCCTCTCAGGCTCGAAGGGCTTGACGGTTCGCCGGCGCGGGTGATCCTCTCAGACCAACCAATCATATGA
- the glmM gene encoding phosphoglucosamine mutase gives MLFGSSGIRRRYSGAFVGLAVKVGVAVGQRGQSAVIGRDTRTTGPLIADAVTSGMLSTGVEVYDCGIAPTPTVACAARDHALGVMVTASHNPEEYNGIKLLNPDGSSFTSDQQQETEAAVQGGRPARWEEQGRLHRLDAVSLHKKAILESVTLPEGLHAVVDCGNGAGSVITPSLLADGGVHVLALNADPEGRFVRPSEPLEEHLPYMSAMVKKHNASCGIIHDGDADRMMAFDGAGRYIGGDHMMMLFAEYLGAKKVVTTADASMAIEEVAEVRRTPVGDTYVSEELLQWGDFGGEASGAWIFPKNSFCPDGIYAATLLCEIAGEWDLAECIDAMPAYPILRESIPLDDAHEVMATMGAAVPTDGVRIEEEDGWCLVRASGTEPKVRFTAEGKDLATAKQVMETAKERLQAARKGRTA, from the coding sequence ATGCTTTTCGGCTCTTCAGGGATCAGGAGAAGATATTCGGGAGCATTTGTCGGACTGGCCGTCAAGGTCGGGGTCGCCGTCGGCCAGCGCGGCCAGAGTGCCGTCATTGGTAGAGATACCAGGACGACCGGACCACTCATCGCTGACGCCGTCACGTCTGGCATGCTCTCGACCGGCGTCGAGGTCTATGACTGCGGGATCGCCCCCACCCCGACGGTCGCCTGCGCCGCCCGCGACCACGCCCTTGGCGTGATGGTCACCGCCTCGCACAACCCGGAGGAATACAATGGGATTAAACTTCTCAATCCTGACGGCTCTTCATTTACCTCGGACCAACAGCAGGAGACCGAGGCCGCGGTCCAGGGCGGGCGTCCTGCCAGGTGGGAGGAACAGGGACGGCTCCACCGCCTCGACGCCGTCTCTCTCCACAAGAAGGCGATACTCGAGAGTGTCACCCTCCCGGAGGGGTTACACGCCGTCGTCGACTGCGGCAACGGGGCCGGGAGCGTCATTACCCCCTCGCTCCTCGCCGATGGAGGAGTCCATGTCCTGGCCCTCAACGCCGATCCTGAAGGCCGGTTTGTCAGGCCCTCCGAACCCCTGGAGGAGCACCTCCCGTACATGTCTGCCATGGTGAAGAAACACAATGCCTCCTGCGGGATCATCCATGACGGCGATGCGGATCGGATGATGGCCTTCGACGGTGCAGGCCGCTATATCGGCGGCGACCACATGATGATGCTCTTTGCCGAGTATCTCGGTGCAAAAAAGGTTGTCACCACCGCAGACGCCTCGATGGCCATCGAAGAAGTTGCCGAGGTGCGACGGACCCCGGTCGGGGACACCTATGTCTCTGAAGAACTCCTGCAATGGGGAGACTTCGGGGGCGAAGCCTCAGGGGCCTGGATCTTCCCGAAAAATTCCTTCTGTCCGGACGGGATCTATGCAGCCACGCTCCTCTGCGAGATCGCCGGTGAATGGGACCTGGCAGAGTGCATCGACGCCATGCCCGCCTACCCGATCCTGCGCGAGTCCATCCCCCTCGACGACGCCCACGAAGTGATGGCCACGATGGGCGCCGCGGTCCCGACCGACGGGGTCAGGATCGAGGAAGAGGACGGATGGTGCCTGGTCAGGGCGAGCGGGACCGAACCGAAGGTGCGGTTTACCGCCGAAGGGAAAGACCTGGCGACGGCAAAACAGGTGATGGAGACCGCGAAAGAACGGTTGCAGGCCGCACGCAAGGGGAGGACGGCCTGA